The following coding sequences lie in one Cloeon dipterum chromosome 1, ieCloDipt1.1, whole genome shotgun sequence genomic window:
- the Wwox gene encoding WW domain-containing oxidoreductase: MSAAVLPDSDSEDELPPGWEERATPDGRVYFVNHNTKGCQWTHPRTGKKKVVAGEIPFGWKKQVNEDGKIIYVDDINNRSTYADPRLAFALEEKESPDDFRQKFDGSSNAMQVLHGRDLTGKVAIVTGANCGIGFETARSLALHGCTTIFACRSADKAQEAIGKIKAEGKTSGPMEFMELDLASLKSVKNFATLFQINYKSLDMLILNAAVMGLPFSLTPDGFETHFQVNHLSHFYLTLLLKPILQTTPYCRVVFVSSESHRFSFLDINNINEERLSPLTASRFQGSMQAYNDSKLCNLIISVELARRWSSLGIAVNALHPGNMVSSALSRNWWLYRFLFMLVRPFSKSLQQAASTSLYVAAHSDTAGVGGLYFNNCCRCPSSAACDDVELALTLWDLSIAMIEKVMGQGSTAEFTQDKETES, translated from the exons ATGTCAGCTGCTGTGTTGCCAGACTCTGATAGCGAAGATGAACTTCCACCAGGTTGGGAGGAAAGAGCAACACCTGATGGCAGGGTGTATTTTGTTAA TCACAATACTAAGGGCTGCCAGTGGACGCACCCAAGAACAGGAAAAAAGAAGGTTGTCGCTGGAG AAATCCCTTTTGGCTGGAAGAAGCAAGTGAATGAGGATGGCAAAATCATTTATGTGGATGACATCAATAACCGGTCAACCTATGCTGACCCAAGACTTGCTTTTGCTCttgaagagaaagagagtccCGATGACTTCCGGCAAAAGTTTGACGGTTCCAGTAACGCTATGCAAGTTTTGCATGGACGGGACCTCACTGGAAAAGTCGCTATTGTGACTGGTGCTAATTGTGGCATTG GATTTGAAACTGCTCGGTCACTTGCCCTTCACGGCTGCACAACAATTTTCGCCTGTAGAAGTGCAGACAAAGCTCAAGAAGCAATTGGAAAAATCAAGGCAGAAGGCAAAACCTCTGGTCCTATGGAGTTCATGGAACTGGATTTGGCCTCTTTGAAAAGCGTGAAGAACTTCGCGACCTTGTTCCAGATAAATTACAA GTCCCTGGACATGCTAATTTTGAACGCAGCTGTCATGGGGCTGCCGTTCTCGCTGACTCCCGATGGATTTGAAACGCATTTCCAAGTCAACCACCTGTCCCACTTTTACCTAACCTTGCTGCTCAAGCCAATTTTGCAAACCACGCCCTACTGCAGGGTGGTTTTCGTTTCGTCAGAATCGCACAG ATTCTCATTCCTTGACATAAACAACATCAATGAAGAAAGACTGTCCCCGCTGACGGCCTCCAGGTTCCAAGGCTCAATGCAGGCCTACAACGACTCCAAACTTTGTAACCTGATCATCAGCGTTGAGTTAGCTCGCAGATGGAGTTCTCTTGGAATCGCTGTAAACGCCCTTCACCCTGGAAACATGGTCAGCTCCGCCCTTTCAAGGAACTGGTGGCTCTACCGGTTTCTTTTCATGCTAGTCAGACCCTTCAGCAAATCACTT CAACAAGCAGCGAGTACATCGCTTTACGTAGCCGCCCATTCGGACACAGCCGGAGTTGGAGGGCTGTACTTCAACAATTGCTGCCGATGCCCTTCCAGCGCCGCCTGCGATGACGTTGAGTTGGCTCTTACCCTTTGGGATCTTAGCATTGCCATGATTGAGAAAGTGATGGGCCAAGGATCGACCGCAGAGTTTACTCAAGATAAGGAAACTGAGTCATAG